Part of the Caulifigura coniformis genome, CGACGAAGTCCAATTTGCGGCGTCATTCAAAGTCTCCGGCAGATCGGCAAGCGAACTACTTCTTCCCCTTCGCGCCGCGCATCTTGCTGCGAATGCGGGACAAAACGGAATTGGCCTTCATTTCGCCGTCGCGGCCCGGGCCGTTCATGGCGGACTGCATTTCGGTCTGGAGCGACTGGACCGTCTTGCGGTGGGATTCGAACTGCTGCTGGATCGCGGCCAGGCCTTCGATCGGTCGACGCGGCGTCACGACGCGATCGATCAGGTCTTCGAACTGGTTGCGGTTGCCGGCCGAGCTGGTCACGCCGATGTCGTAGGCTTTGACGACCCGGGAAAGGACGGACGCTCCGTCGCGCAGCCAGCGCCGCGCGTCCTGCCAGTCGCGGTTGTCCTGGTTGTCGGCGGCGAGCCGTTCTTCCGGGGCAAGATCGCGGTTGAGCGACGTGAGCTTGGTGAGCTGGGAGTTGAGCTGTTTGCGCAGGCCGACGAGCTGGGCTTCCAGGATGCGGATCGCGTTCCAGTCGGCCTCGATCGCCGAGTACATGGCTTCATTGCCGCTGGCATGGACCAGTCCGGCCGGGCGTTCGCCTGCGGCGGCCGGCTGGAGTGGGACCTGCATCGGCGTGGGGGCCGCGGGGGTTGGCAGCGAGGGGGCCTGAGCTGGTCCGGCGAACTGGACGACGATCGACGGATCGACGTGTGGCGGGGCCGGGACGAGGGGCTGATCGAACAGCGGGTTTGCTCCCTGCCCGGAGTCGAAAACGGCGCCGTAGGCCAGCCAGAACGCGACGGTGCGGGGATCGATTCCGACGGCCGCGAGGAGTCTCCGCAGGCTGATTCGTCCGGGGAACGCGGCGTGTGTTCGCGGATCGACCTGGAAGACGAGGGCGGCTGGTGATTGCCAGAGGGCCCAGACAATCGCGCCGGGGAGTTCGGGCAGGAGGACGGGCTGCCATCCTGGGGATGGCCCGCCCGGGGAGCTGTTCATTCAGGGGCCCTTGCGAGGAGACCAGACATCAGAAAGTGTCATCTTCCCATGCCCGGAGTGCGATGGAAACGGCGCGCGAGGCCGGGCCGGTTGCCGGCGCGGGTGATGGAAACCTTCGCGGGTGTGCGCGGAAAACCGGCGTGGTCATCGGGGCGCGGTGGTCGGTGGCGGGGTGCGGTGGTGACGGCCGGCGCTCAGAGAGCGTCGCAAACGCGGCATCTGCGCCGTTATTTCGCCAATTCCGCCTCACTGTTCAATAACGCCGCGCGCCATGGAATGGCGCGTGCGTTGGTGGCGTGTGCCTGGGCTGCGCATCGGCAGGCGTGCGGAGGTCGTCATTAATTTTTCCTTCTGTGGCGCCGGGGCGCCGAAGTTGAGGGGAATGCCATAAAACACAATGACATTGTGCTTCCTTCAATTGCGACCGTGTGGAAGCGATCGTAGGTTTGAAGGTCACTTCTGATTGTGTTCTGGCTTTCAGCTCCCTGAACCTGACGGACGACGCTGTGATTCAGCGCGGCCCGTCGCGGCGGTCACCTCGGTCTTTGGTCTTTCCGGAGAGGTGGAGTCATGGCTCGTTCGAGGCGTTTTGGCTTTACGTTGATTGAGCTGCTGGTGGTGATCGCGATCATCGCCATTCTGATTGCTTTGCTGCTGCCGGCCGTGCAGCAGGCCCGGGAGGCGGCGCGAAGAACCCAGTGCAAGAACAACTTGAAGCAGTTCGGGCTGGCCTTCCACAACTACCACGATGTCTACAACTCGCTTCCTAACGGAAGCCATCCGACGCCCGAGTACTTCGGGGGTGGATATCACATGGGCTGGGCCGCAAAGCTGATGCCCTACATCGACCAGGCTCCCCGCTACAACGCCATGCAGGCGTTCAATCCAAACCCCATCACCTCTCTCGGCCCCTGGCGCTATGACACCGCGCCCCACAACGGCCGAAGCGAGATCTGGGGACCGGTCCCCGGCTTCACGTGTCCATCATCCTCTCAGGGCAATACAGCCGTCGACATCGCAAACGCCACTTACCCGTGGCAGCAAGCCCAAGGCGGACTGCATTACCGCGGATGCAGCGGCACGTCCGACGTCATCGTGAATAACGTTGCGATTACCTCTCCGACGGCACAACCCGCATCTCCGAGCACACACTGGTACTCCGACGTCGGGACCATCTATCCGCACAGCCGCGTGCGAATCGGCGACGTCACGGACGGCTCCTCGAACACGATCCTGCTTGGGGAGATCTCGAAATCCGATGGCTGGACGGCGAAGAACGGTTGGGGTGGCATGCAACCTTGGACGTGGGGAATCTACTGGTATTCGAATCAGAACCGTCTCACGGTCGACAGCAAACATATCCAGTGGCCGATCAATGCCCGGATCAGCACGTTTTACAACAACGCCACACCCTACACGAGTTATCACACCGGCGGCGCACACTTCCTGCTGTGTGACGGCTCGGCCCGATTTCTCAGTGAAAACATGAGTCTGGATGTCCTGAAAGGGATGGGGACGCGAGCCAAAGGAGAGATACTGGGCGAGTTCTGAAACGCCCGGCGACTGATCCTTACTTTCGCCGGCGACGGACCGACGGTTTGCACGATGTCTCATCGATTCCGCCGCTCCCGAGCCGGCTCCTCGCCTCTATCCACCATGTATTCAGGATTTACTGCCATGCTCCGTCGGCGCTTATCCCCTCTACTGGCCGCCGCCGCCATTGGCGTGCTCGCCGGTTGCGGCTCCTCTGATGGGCGAACTCACACTGCCCCCGTGAAAGGAAAGATCACCTACAAAGGCGAGGCCTTGCATGTCGGCTCGATCATGTTCGTTCCCGAAGCGGGAGGCAAAACCGCCGTCGCGAACATCAGCAAAGACGGCGAGTACGTTCTCGGCTCGTATGAAGATGACGATGGCGCGATTCTCGGCAAACACCGCATCATGATCATCGCGCTGACCGCCCCGGGAGGAACCGGCCTCCCGGAGGACTTCATCAAGGCCAAAGGAGGGGCCGAAGCGCAGGTCTCCGTCATTCCCGAGAAATTCAGCGACGACAAGACTTCAAAGCTCGTGGCCGAAGTGAAAGACGGTGAAAACACGATCGACATTGTCCTCAGCGAGAAAAGCGGCGAGGTGAAGCAGAACTGACCCTCCGCACGTTTCCCCCAATGCCATCGCCCGCGGCCTCCGAACCGGAGACACGGGCGATTGTCGTTTGGGGGCAGCTGAGGACTCGCTGCTCGGGAGCGCAATCGCGCGAGGGTTCTTTTGGCGTGGCAGACGAGCGCCCGTTCACGCAGCGCGGCGGGTTGGCTCGCTGAGGTCGGTCTTCGACGGTTCAGGAGCGGAGCGGGACAGGCCACGTCCGTTGAGCAGCTGCCCGATCCAGGTCTTGCGGACAAACACGGCGTACGAGGCGAGCGACAGGGCGACGCCGATGGTGAGGCTCAGGAACGCTTTCGACGCCGGCGCGATCGAGGCGTTGAGGAGCGCCAGCTGGACCAGACCGACGAGCGGATGGTGGACCAGATACATCCAGAACGAGGCCTCGGCCGTGAAGGCGACGGGCGTCGGGACCGCGGCGCTTTGGACGGATCGGGCGAGCGAGAAGAGGCCCGTGGCGGCCAGCCAGCTGCAGGCAGAACAGGCGATCGTCAGGGCCGCGAGATTCAGGCTGGTGAACGGCATTTCGACGTGGCGGTGGATCTGCGGGAGAAGGAGGGCAAAGAGGCCGGCCGCGAGCAGCAGGCGGGTGCGGGGACTGGCGGTCGCGCGGGGGGAGAAGGATTCAGTACTGAGTACCCGGTACTCGGCACTCGGCGACCGGGGCGCGTTGAGATCAATCACGGAGCCTCGACGGCCGATCAGCTCGGTGAGCATGGACGCGCGTTCGCCGAACTGCATCCAGCCTGCCGCGAAGAAGAGGCCATAGAACGCGATGGCGGCGGGGCCGGGCCACCAGGTCTGCTGGAAGCCGATGAGGAAGGTGGGGTCGAGAGCGAGAATGAGGCCTGCGGCGAGGATGAGCGGGAGTTGCGGGAAGGGTTTCGGTGCCGTGTGGAGACCGGGCAACTGCAGGAGAGTCGCGTTCTGGCCCGCACCCCGGCCCTTTCCCAGAGCGGAGTCGGCTGAGGTCGCGGGCGCCGGGTGGAAGCGGGAAAACCGTGCAAGCCTCGCCCTCCCGGTGTGGAAAAGGACGGCGAGGGCGCTGAGGGTCCACAGGCACTGGAGGTACCAGAGGTGGGCGACGCCCCAGAACTGTTCGCTGAGGGGTGA contains:
- a CDS encoding DUF1559 domain-containing protein — its product is MARSRRFGFTLIELLVVIAIIAILIALLLPAVQQAREAARRTQCKNNLKQFGLAFHNYHDVYNSLPNGSHPTPEYFGGGYHMGWAAKLMPYIDQAPRYNAMQAFNPNPITSLGPWRYDTAPHNGRSEIWGPVPGFTCPSSSQGNTAVDIANATYPWQQAQGGLHYRGCSGTSDVIVNNVAITSPTAQPASPSTHWYSDVGTIYPHSRVRIGDVTDGSSNTILLGEISKSDGWTAKNGWGGMQPWTWGIYWYSNQNRLTVDSKHIQWPINARISTFYNNATPYTSYHTGGAHFLLCDGSARFLSENMSLDVLKGMGTRAKGEILGEF
- a CDS encoding acyltransferase family protein codes for the protein MPGLDWLRAGAALAVVALHAGIPYMTHPLPSLEWCVRSSEQSGLVDAFCWAINTAVMPTFFLMGGALAAGVWRRNPGQAFLAHRTRRLLFPLAFAILFVLPADMYVWLIGWYTQGMIPWRKVLSIKLPSPLSEQFWGVAHLWYLQCLWTLSALAVLFHTGRARLARFSRFHPAPATSADSALGKGRGAGQNATLLQLPGLHTAPKPFPQLPLILAAGLILALDPTFLIGFQQTWWPGPAAIAFYGLFFAAGWMQFGERASMLTELIGRRGSVIDLNAPRSPSAEYRVLSTESFSPRATASPRTRLLLAAGLFALLLPQIHRHVEMPFTSLNLAALTIACSACSWLAATGLFSLARSVQSAAVPTPVAFTAEASFWMYLVHHPLVGLVQLALLNASIAPASKAFLSLTIGVALSLASYAVFVRKTWIGQLLNGRGLSRSAPEPSKTDLSEPTRRAA